From the genome of Rutidosis leptorrhynchoides isolate AG116_Rl617_1_P2 unplaced genomic scaffold, CSIRO_AGI_Rlap_v1 contig106, whole genome shotgun sequence:
ACGATTTGCAGCGGAAAACATTTATCAATTTTAAACATTCAAATCTAACTTTTATTTTAAGATGTCCAACATTAACGCAACGAAAAATAATCTCACAAAGCTTTCAAGACACAACGAGTAATAAAAACTCAATCCCATGTTTAATATAAAACATTCGGCTCACAGACCTCCCAAAATAAGTCTAAAATTAAAAGTGGAAACCTAGCGATACAATAAGCTCAACTCAAGTGCATCTCTAAGTACCTAAGTAAATGAGAGGCAAGCCGCTCAAACTGTAGTTGCTCCTATCAGCACCAATCTATCAACCTGTGGAGGGAGGTGGAGGGCGTATGAGATTTATGGAAAACCTCGTGAGTAAACCATTAATTATAGAAGGGTTTTATCccttcccatatatatatatatatattctagtgGCTACCCATATATGTATATACGTTTATCCATAAAATATTCACATGcgaattatacaaaaatacatttacCTGTATGCCGAGTCGAGCATAAttcataattaaaatatttattcttAAGATAAAGCAAGTACCATTTAAACAAAGCAATCAATCAGACATGAAGCTTTTATTTCATGGAAACCACAACTCATCTTACCTGTAGCGACCCTTTATCGGAAATGAGCCAGTGCTCCGATAAAGTCTAGTGTCTCGCCCCGAGTGTACTACCTTGGTTGCTACGCCTCAGTCCAAGCGCAGGACTGAGAATCGGATCATGTGTAGTAGCCCCTTCCATGACCCAGCGCCGTGTGATCACAACCCATTATGGGTGTCCCAAATATGCCGACGTAGTTAATCCGATTCTTCTTTATATTATCGGTTACGGCCCGCCATTTCCCGATAATTGGTGGTTCGATGTAATAAAAAATCCACTATATAATTTCCCGGACCCGTCCATTGTTGTTTATTAAGTAAGTTCATTTCAGACAATTTCCGccatgtatgtatataatacaaGCAacatataatagctattttatatatatatatacaccaaatataatttacttaataaaaaTATCTCCAACTATAATTAAAATCTTACTCACCGAATTATACCCAGACAAACTAAGCCTAATCCTCCTCCACAACCGCGATAGAATTGTCACGTAGAATTGTCACCTATAAATGTGACGAGAATTATAAATTATTGATCCTAAAAATCCTAGATGATTCTTATATGCAATGTCATGACACGAAAGCATTGAGCATGGAAACTATAATCACATCAAGTATTAGAGGAACAACATTCTACCATATATACCTCATTACCAATCAATCCAACTAAATTATATTTTAGCCTTAACATTCAAGTGAGTTCCATGCACCTATATATACAGCTACACCTTGAACTAAATTAAAAGTAATTAAACAATTATCAATAGCAGGAGTATCTGATTATGtcctattattattacaaaatcaaGCCAGGTCAACTTAGTCCAAAAGGTGAGGCCGTCATCATATATATGTATCCCCTGACGATTTAATCATGCCAAGTCATCATCCATACATAAACATCAATATTTTATTTGGTCACTTTTGCCGCCTAAGCTAATCTGTTGACCATTAAAACTAATCATCAGGCAATGAGATTAACATTATATACAGTGACACACTATTAGCCATTGTATTCAATATTAAGGCATCAATTCTTTTAAAAAACACAAACAAACGCCGACACAAACCATACATGAAAACATAGTTTGATATGAAAATCTAAAACTGTACAAGTCTACACAATTTTCTCATACTTAGTTTATCGAAGACAATTATATAAACAAAAGAGAGTTAAGACTCACCGGAATCTATGGACTCTGATTATTGCAAGATTTAAAATAAAGAATGGAGTTATAAGTGAATATTGGGAGCTGGCGTGTGGCTACGAAAGAAAGAAGAATGGATATTCTGATCTCTACAAATTCCTAGGTAGTATTAGTAGGATTTTGGTTTATTTATGTGGGCACCCCCACCGAGACTCCCGTAAGGGGACTGGTAATGGGTGTTGCACGTTTCAATTCAAAACCATTTCATTTTCAACAGAATATATGCATCTAAAACAATAGCGGAAGTTTTAATGCATTAATAGAGCCAATTGTTTTATAAGTCATTACAAAATAGAGGAATGAAATCCTAAGCGTCGTATCCAACCTTTCTTCACGATCTCTCGAGAATCCTGTGAAAGCTCAAATCACCGATCCTCGTGTACAACCAATCAACCTGGGAAAGAAAATAAATTTTAAAAAACATAAactataaagcttagtgagtaaaatcTCATTAACAATAAGtttttacatatataaaatatgTTTGAGAAaaccgtatatacatatataaatatatcaacCCATCACATCAAATCAAACCATAAACCATTTGGAACCATTCAGTGAAAATAACAGAACTAAGGTTTTGGTGGCCAAACCTAAGCCGAAATTCAAACACTCCTCTGTGAAAGTTAAGGGGTCGGAAGTGTGCGTATCAACCCTTAGTCGAGGTCTATCCGGATACAAGGGCTTTTTCAAGTCGAGCTCTCTATATCGATACAAATCAATAAGACAGCTAGCTCACTGTCTTACGTCAGTCCATAGGATTCCATGAGTTTCATAtcaatatatctatacatatatcatTTTCCAAAACCATTCAATCAAAGTCTTTTTCAAGGTTCCTAGTTTTTCATATTTTCACCAAGTCATGCCATACAAAGAAAACACATTTTCAAAGAATAAATTAAGTTCTCATTTCATGACATGGTCACAAGCAATCAATCCATTTAGCAATCACTATTGTGAATAAAACTTTACTCACCGTATACCGACTAGTTGAAGCAATCACATATGCTCCTTTTGAGGCCATAAGTTTTATAGTccgatttttttttttcaaacaaatTAGATCTCGTATGTCACATCGTCTCTAACAAAATCGTCACCTAAAATggaaggataatatatttatttttactgtCCCAAAAATATGCAACATCTCATATATAATATCATGTtacgattgaatatggatgatagGCACTACGTGATTATATATCATAAATTTTGAGCCTAAGTACATATATTTAACTGTTAGTTCAAGCATTGCAAGTCAATAGTTATATCCGAAGCCATATAGCTACCACTTTTAATTTAGATATAACCCTTTCCTAGGCTTTTTAACTATAAAATCATGGCGTCAAACTCTAAGCTTAATTACACCATCAACAATAAAACAACTAATTCCTCTAAAAAAAACACTAAAACAACTAGACATACATATAGTCATGTTTTTattacttgataagaatacttaaagCATTAGTCTTGGCTCCAGGATAAAAACAAATTCCGAATCAAGGATTATAAACAACCCCACTCACTTCTTTTTTTTATTAGAGCAGTTAATAAATATGCATGATTAAAGTTGCAATAGAAAAATATAGAACACATACCAGTTCACACTATTTCTTTGAATTGCAATGAAACTCAACAAGGAATTAAGAGACGAGGGTTTTGTGTGGTGACTTCTTCAAACCGACAAGAAAAAGAGAGTTGATCTGAGCTAAAAAGTTGGAAGCTTATCTAGCTGAATTTAACCCCCGATTATATATGCAATTGGTGTGAAGTCCCTTAGCAATTTCCATTTGCAACAATAACCTTACAATATATCCTgacattttttttattactaaaaaCACTAAGGCCATTTTCATACAATTCTATCCAGCCCATATTATACAAAGGCTTTCACcctttttttattttataacttgTTACTCAGTATttttaatgatttaaattaatatcaaAATAAAATTTATACTCTTTGACATAATTCAgctttaataaaatataaaacttTATGTCATAATCTATATAGCATCAAATTAGCTTTATGATGCTAATTGTAATGTGACGATAATTACCGCATGACAATTAAAAATTGAGATGCACAATATACGTAATAAATGTATGTTCGATTATGACATAATCATATAATCAATTCGATTATCGTTGTATCATATAGTCCATTTTTTTTAGTCCTTACAATTTAGGTTCAGGATTATAATTAAAACTTCAATAAGACACATTTATTTTTCTAATTAGTTACTTACTAATATCTTCCGTTTTTTTCTTTAATTTAGTACATTGTTAGTACATGTAGtacttaacaatatatagtttcctcTAAAAGaaacaattaataataaataaataaataacaaaatcaaaTAATCTTATGACACATAACTCAAAATTCTAATGCACATGATATGTCTGTGAATGCATGTGATGCATGATCTAATGCAGATTTTTAACATTAAtcgataattctacttttctaagtaATTGAGGGTTCGGGCGTTACAATTCTCCCCCCTTAAGAAATTGTCCTCAAAATTTTACTAACCTGGGATGgcgaacaaatgtggatacttggCTTTCATCTCCCGCAAAGTCTTCCATGTATGTTCCTTAATCCTAGCACTCCTCCATAGCACTTTCACCAACGGTATCACCTTGTTCCTCATCCGCCTCTCCGATCGGTCTAAAATTGCAACTGGGACTTCCTCCTAGGACAAGTCCTCTTTCAGCTCAACAGGCGGATGCTCCAGAACATGTGATGGATCATAAACATACTTTTTAAGAACTGAGACATGGAATACATCATGGATCTTTGACATCTCTGGAGGCAAAGCCAATCTATAAGCAACTTTTCCTATTTTCTCGATCACTCTGTACGGACCAATGTACCTCGGCGTAAACTTGCCCTGCTTCCCAAATCGAAGTACTCCTTTCCATGGAGAAATCTTCCAGTAGACCAAATCCCttcaatattattactttcatcatgaACTACAAATTCTAAGGGTCTCCTTCTTTTGTTTGCATAGGCTTGTTGTCTATCTTGGGCCATCTTGATTCTGTCTCGAATCATGTGAACACTCTGAGCTGTCTGTTGGACTATCTCTGAGGTCAAAAGCTTTCTATCTCCTTCTTCATCCCAACAAATTGAAGTTCTACATTTTcttccatataaagcttcgaaatgtGCCATCTATATACCGGCTTGGAAGCTGTTATTATATGCAAATTCCATCAATCTGATATGGTCATCCCAACTACCTCCGAACTCTagcacacatgctcgcaacatgtcctcaagAATTTGAATTGTCCTCTCTGACTGTCCGTCGGTCTGAGGATGAAAGGCTGAGCTGAATTTAAGCTTGGTCCCTACCACTGTCCGAAGCTGCTTCCAAAACCTTGATGTAAATTTAGCATCTTTGTCTAATACGATAGATCTAGGAACTCTATGTAGCCTGACAATCTCGTCGACATACATCTTAGCTAACTGCTCCACTGTGACGGTGGattttattggcaagaagtgtgctgacttggtcaATCGATCAACTACTACTAAAACTCCATCATGACCTTTCCTGGTATGAGGCCATGCTGTCATGAAATCCATCGTGATATCTTCCCATTTCTATATTGGGATAGGAAGTGATTGTAGCTTTCCTACTGGACAACTATGTTCTGCTTTTATCTACTGGTAAGTCAGACACTTTGACACAAATCTTGTTATTTCTTTTTTCATTCTGGGCACCAATAACTCTGCATTATAGTTCGTTACATCTTCGTGCTACCGGGATGCAAAGCATAGGCCGAACTATGAGCTTCCTCCATTATCTAGCCCCAAAGATTTCCCATATTAGGAACACATAATCTCTTGTCACACCGCAATACCTCTTCATCAACTGAAAATATTGAAGCCTTGCCTTCTTTCACATCCTTTATTATTCCCACAAATCTTGAATCTTGTGCTTGTGAAGAGGAAATCTCTACTAACAAGGTCGGTCTTACCCTGAAAGTAGCTAATAATGTGCCCTTCTCACTGCCAACAAGGTACACTCCAGTGCTTCGTAGATCAGTTGATAATGATATCGGAGTAACCGACACACTAGCCACCTGTGCCTTACCTGCTTTTCTACTCAGCGCATATGCCACTACCAAATCATAATCTTTCAATAGCTCAAGCCATCTATTTTGCCTCATATTCAGATAGTTTTGAGTCATCAAATATTTTAAGCTCTTATAATCAGTGAAAATCTTACAAGTCTCACCATACAAGTAACACTATTGCTGCCAATTCTAGGTCATGTGTCGGATAATTCAACTCGTGcttcttcaattgtcgagaggcatatgcTATCACTTTGCATCAACACTACTCCGAGGTCTTTTCTTGAAGCATTAGTATAGACAATAAATCCACCAGAGCCCTCTGA
Proteins encoded in this window:
- the LOC139881037 gene encoding uncharacterized protein, yielding MAHFEALYGRKCRTSICWDEEGDRKLLTSEIVQQTAQSVHMIRDRIKMAQDRQQAYANKRRRPLEFVVHDESNNIEGIWSTGRFLHGKEYFDLGSRASLRREMSKIHDVFHVSVLKKYVYDPSHVLEHPPVELKEDLS